A single region of the Pseudomonadales bacterium genome encodes:
- a CDS encoding TRZ/ATZ family hydrolase codes for MSDKPASCDLILTANALVSVTETFTAQNSIAIKEGKIVAIDSFEQLSSQYHCDNVHSLPHHILMPGLINAHGHSAMSLLRGFADDMPLMDWLENKIWPLEQQFVDPEFVFDGSQLAIAEMLRSGTTCFSDMYFFPEACAQAVQQTGIKAQLSFPVFDFPSAWGNGPDDYLSKGEALIQQFSQHSRLSIVPGPHAPYTVSDQVLLDAKQLANRYQTGLQMHLHETEFEVNDAVSSNGIRPIQRLLELGLLDKSFQAVHMTCLNAEDIAICRDTELSIVHCPISNLKLGSGFLPLQALDKADINIALGTDGAASNNSLNMFNELQTAALIAKGSAKDPSLLPARQAIAMATLHGAKALGLEQSTGSIAVGKDADIIAIDISQLEQQPHFDTLSLLTYSNIGPRVSHSYVQGKCLMQDYQFTAASKLDIDAITARAKYWQDKIST; via the coding sequence ATGTCAGACAAACCCGCCAGCTGTGACCTAATCCTAACTGCCAACGCATTAGTGTCTGTGACGGAAACATTTACTGCTCAAAATAGCATCGCAATCAAGGAAGGTAAGATCGTTGCGATCGACAGCTTTGAGCAGCTTTCAAGCCAATACCACTGCGATAATGTGCATAGCTTACCGCATCATATTCTGATGCCAGGGCTTATCAATGCGCATGGCCACAGTGCCATGAGCCTGTTGCGCGGCTTTGCCGACGATATGCCATTAATGGACTGGCTGGAAAATAAAATTTGGCCGCTCGAACAACAGTTTGTTGACCCTGAGTTTGTCTTCGATGGCAGCCAGCTTGCGATAGCAGAAATGCTTCGCAGCGGCACCACTTGTTTTTCCGACATGTATTTTTTTCCCGAAGCCTGTGCGCAAGCTGTGCAGCAAACCGGCATCAAAGCACAGCTCAGCTTTCCGGTTTTTGATTTCCCCAGCGCCTGGGGCAATGGTCCCGACGACTACCTCAGCAAAGGCGAAGCCTTAATTCAACAATTTAGCCAGCATAGCCGCCTGAGTATCGTTCCGGGTCCTCATGCACCCTATACCGTTTCAGATCAGGTCTTGCTTGATGCAAAACAGCTTGCAAATCGCTATCAAACCGGCCTGCAAATGCATCTTCATGAAACTGAATTTGAAGTCAATGACGCCGTTTCATCAAATGGCATTCGACCGATTCAACGACTGTTAGAACTGGGACTTTTGGACAAAAGCTTTCAAGCTGTGCATATGACTTGCCTAAATGCTGAGGATATTGCGATATGCCGCGACACTGAGTTATCTATTGTGCACTGTCCGATATCTAATCTAAAACTCGGCTCAGGCTTTTTACCCCTGCAAGCATTGGATAAAGCGGACATAAATATTGCCCTAGGCACCGATGGCGCTGCCAGCAATAACAGTCTCAATATGTTTAATGAGCTGCAGACAGCGGCATTAATTGCCAAGGGTTCAGCCAAAGACCCCAGCCTCCTTCCTGCTCGCCAGGCAATTGCAATGGCAACATTACATGGCGCTAAAGCGCTAGGCCTTGAACAGTCAACCGGCTCTATTGCTGTTGGCAAAGACGCCGATATCATCGCTATTGATATCAGCCAACTGGAACAACAACCACATTTCGATACGCTATCGCTACTGACTTATAGTAATATAGGTCCCAGAGTAAGCCATAGCTATGTGCAAGGAAAATGCCTAATGCAAGACTATCAGTTTACCGCTGCGAGCAAGCTAGACATTGACGCCATTACCGCGCGCGCCAAGTATTGGCAAGATAAAATATCGACCTAG